GAGTCAGCATAAAATGCTCTCTCGAGCGACAACTCCAACGTCTACTACATCATAACTGAACTTTTGAATATACTCTAAAGCCGTAACTCTAGGCGGCGACCGATGCCTGTCCGAAACGAAACCCGTCAACAAGAAAGTTTATTTCTGATTTGCAACCAAAGGTTAATAATTAAGCTTCGTGACAAACGAAAAAAACGAGTCACTTGACAGTCCAGCGAGCATATATAAAGAGGGAAACATCTGGTCTCAATTTTATCCTCCCATTTCAAGCCAACAAGCAGACATGGCTCGTACTAAATGCTTCGCGCACAAGTCCACTAGTGGTATGTATTCCTTTCTACTGCATCGCAATCTTTTTTGTTATATGATATGTTAATTCTGATCTTTCCACCTACATAGGCAAGAAGCCCAGGTCGAGCGGATCAGAGCCAATGTCGAGTGGATCAGAACCCAAGTCGAGTGAATCACCACCACCCAAGGTCAAAAAACCGATTGTCGAGTCTACTGGCCGTCGGACAAATTCCGATTCTCGTTGGGCGCGTAAAACAGTGAGTagagtttttttttttcacgaTGCCGACACATTTTGACGGCGACTGTCTGCAAGGTTAACCAAAATCGTCCTGATCCATCAAAGGTCGTGACAGCCAGAAAAATGGCCAACAAGCGTCGTTTCCGTCCCGGGACCGTCGCCCTTCGCGAGATACGGCAATATATGAACTCCACCGAACTGTTGATACGGAAACTACCTTTCCAACGACTGGTCCGGGAAATCGCAACTCATTTCAAGGTAGGAGTTTTTTCTTAAAAAAATGCTCTTCCTTCCTGATACAACGTGTCCAGCCCGATCTTCGTTTCACGCCCACCGCGTTACTTGCCCTTCAAGAGGCTACAGAAGACTACATCGTCAGTGTATTTGAGGACACAAATATGGCCGCCATTCATGCCAAACGGGTGACGATAATGAAAAGGGACTTGTTTCTTGCTCGCAGAATCCGAGGGGACTTGACAAGGTTTGGGATGGCATGAGTAAAATAAAATGTGTTGTAGTGCATCAGAGGGTTGGGGAAATTATTGCAACAAAATGTATTGGCATATAATATACACCGACCCAAAAAAATACAGtgtgagaatgagaatgaatGACAGAATCGTGTATATTGGTCTAAAAAATCACCCTAAACTAGCATCTGAGTATCGAAACAGCCCTGCTAATGAAAACCCATGAAGTGGTTGCACAATGAAAAAGGAAGGTCAGTGAGCGTGTTTAGTACAAATGAGGGAAAAAGAACACAAATAATGAAGATGTAACAATGATAGTCCCCGCAATCATGTGGAACCATGGCAAGGCTGGCACGAATAAGAAGCCTAGGCCCACCATGATTGCTGGAAATCGTCATGAATAAAAACCGTTTGAGTCGTTTGATGCTACTGATGCATTTGGAGAAGTGCTTTGCTCGTCTGCATCGACGGGTTTTGAGAACCCGTTTTCCTCTGCTTTAATGGCTTTCGAAGCTGTTGATGTAGAGGGACTACATGTCTGCAAAGAGTCATCGGTATGCTCCAGGTTGATGGGTGGCGTGGATCGCTTTTGTTGCATGCCGGACTCCCGGTATTTGGTCTTGGTCTCTGGTGTGCTGGGCTTCGGCGTCGAATCTAAAGAAATATTAACAGATATAAAACCGTTGCATGAGCTGTTATAAGAAGAATGTTGCATACCATCTGTTAACGCAGATACGTTAGGACTTGACGACATATTTGGCAGATAATAAGCTAACCTTGATCCATTTCTATACTCGTCCTGGTCTCAAAGGAACTGCGAGCGGTGTCAAAAGATGTTGATCTCGAATTCTGACCCGATGTTGATATATTAGAAGACCTGCTCCTGGGCCTATCTGGGACCATGAACGAGGAAGATAGCGGAGACGGTGGGACATTTGAGAGATTGTGACTTGTCCCAGAAGATGATGCTAATGCAAGAGCGGCAGCATTGTCCTCTAAGGCACTGGTCGATCGTCGCGTTGATGATGAACTAGGCGAGGGGCGTTCTTTGACTGGTACATGAAGTTTTTCTGCGACATTCCTGGCTTGGGCTTCAAGGCCACTCGACACCGAGCGCACTCCATCCGGTCGGAGGTCTGCCCACATCTGTAGAGCCTTAATTGAACCCCATTCAATGATCTTGTTGTTTAGCCACAATAATGACACAGGCTTTGTTAGGAAATCATTGCAACCAGCTGCTAGTGCAGCTACACGATCGGTCTGGAGAGACGATGCAGTAAGAGCCACGATGATAACGGATGACCGATACGGGGAATTGAAGGATCGCGTCTCTGAGGTTGATGAAGCTCCAGAGGAAATTGAAGTATTTCCTTCATCTGTCATGGTTGGCGATAATGGGGGGTATCCTGACGCGGCGTTCAACTTTTCCAAACGCCTGATCTCTTTTGTCGCCTGAATGCCATCCATGATTGGCATTTGAATATCCATCTGACGACATTCGTTACAATGAGTAGAGATAACAGATACAGCATAGAAATGACAAACTCACCAAAATCAAATGGAACCCTCCTGTGCGCCACTTTTGCACTGCTTCTTGCCCATTACTAGCTAAATCATATTTGATCCTTTTCCGCCGCATGAAGGTCGACAGAATCGTTTGATTGATGGGGTTATCTATGTTGACACCGTaagagaggaggaagagagagaacCAAAGAATATTCTTACCGTCAACAATGAGTACACTAATTGGAGGAACAACATTATCAGAACCCATTACTTTCCCCTTTTGCTTAGCCCCTGCCACAGGAGTCCCGTCCTTGGTTTCACTGCGTTTGGCTGTTCGCCGTATAGATGGTGTGCCCTCGGTAGGCGCACTACCAGCTGATGCAAGTTTACGGATCTCATCGCTGGCTTTTCGAGGCACAGGAGAAAGGATACTAGCTGCAAAAGAAGGTTGTTCGCGCTGATCCTCGGTTGACCTGTTAGGCGAAGGGTCCATAGTCGAACTACTAGCCACTGGTTTGGCTTCCTCCTGACCAGCCAACTGATGTGCTTCGTGCAAAGACGAGAAAGACACATTGTCATCCTTTTTCCCGTCCGAAGAAACCCGAGATACTGATACTCTGCGAGGACCAGGGACGACAAGCTGCCCTTTGTCTCGTTCCATGGAATGAGTTACTGGGTGTTTGCTTCCTGATTTACTTCGAGGGTGGAAATAAATTCCTGCGGTCTGTCCATCAGGACTTTGGATTACAAGGCCTGATGACGGAGAAGTTCCCAGTTTCTGTGCCGCGACGGAGAAGTATTCAACATTATCGGGCAAAGCAAGAGGTGAGGGTGGTAGAATGGACGGCCCGTTTCCAACGCTATCACTGGATCGCGCAGAACGATCTGAGTTGTTACGTGCACTTCCAGCCGGCCTGCTCAAGTTTTTCACCAATGGAGACTGGGCTTGAGAAGAGGGATTGCTATCTGGATTGGGCCCAATATTGCTGTGCTCACTGAGAGCAGGAGAGAAGAAAGATCCCGATGCGTTGGGTGTACCAGGGCTCATTGGAGACGTCGCGATTGGCATGAACAATGGATCGACAATGGGTTTAGTGACAGCGGTGTGTAGTGCAGTCAAAAAGCGACGAGGCCCCGCAGGTTTGGGTATGATCATGACTTCGGGTAGGGGTGTAGAGGTAACAGCATACGAATGCATGATAGATTGCATGACATCTCTCACCAACTTGTAGTTCGATAAGCTCGTAAAGTGCATTATCACCACTGGCGGTGACCGCATAAAGTTGCTCTGAAAGGTTGCGAGACGAGCCATGGCTGGAGAGGATTTAGGGCGATGGTTGGATGATAACGACGGCCGCTTTCTAGAGTTGTTGACCATAGTTGGCTGGTTTTCGAATCGAAGAGCCTGCAGGCGCTCTTTCAGAATATCGATATCGTCAtcaatgaagatgaagtttGGAGTCGCAGGTACAGGGGCACTGGTATCAGGCTTAATTTGAAGATTTGGGATGGTATCTCCTGCATATGTAGGCAGAAGTGGACTCTGAGAAGTTAGAAGTGATTCTTCTTGCCCGGATGGAGTTGCATCCGTTAGTCCATCCACTTGGCCGTCTGGCGACACATGCGTGACATCCATACCCCATGCAGTCAAATAGCTCGTCAAATGATGTGCGAAGGAACCTTTTGCGCTGGCATAAAGCTTCACTTTCCTACCCTTCAAAGTCTCTCCGAATGAAGAAAGCTGCTCTAGAGTAGGTTCTGGGTTAACACCATCGTCAAACGGCTGAAGGGGAATCGGCTGTGCTGGCACAGGAGCTCGATTGAGAACCATTTCGAGATCACAAGTACGACCACTAGTAAACGCTTCTGGGGGAGGAAGGTCCGCAGTTAACTTGCCATCGATCTGCTTGAGAATACGTCGCAAAAGAAGAGTAGAGAAGGTCGGCTGTACTCTTGTCTCAGTGGTTACAACATCATGTGGACGATCTGTATCTTGATGCGTGTCCAAAGGAGCGTACTTGTGTGAGATTCGGAGCTTGACCTTGACGGGACCATTGGATTCCAGAGGCGCGGCGCTGAGCATGTCGTCTACAGGAGGACTTTCCGTAGGGCCGTCGTGGTCTGCCAATGAGTTTGATACAGCACTGACGAGAAGTCCAATCTCAATAGAATCCCCTCGCTCTGCAGTGTTTAAAACTTGACGAACAACCTATAACAGAAAAGACATAATGAGAGGTTTAATATGATAGTAGCAAGCCAACAATCTGTACCTACATGAGACAGTGCGAATGATATCCCGCTTTCGTTTCCGGAAACATAAACATGCTTCAAGCCTACATCTCCGTGATAGAGGACCAGATCAACTCCTGCATGAGCTGCAGCACCACTCAAGGCATCGCCTACGCACTGCAGCATTTCTCCAATGTCAAACTCGTTGTCGGTATCAACTTTTGTGATAGTTGGGATGGGGGAAGGGGGATTTTCTTGACCCATAGGACGAGAAGTGCTGGCACTCGCTTGTTCACACAAGGCAGACATATTTGCGGATATGTAATTAATGTTTTTCATCGCTGTGAACATGGCGGACATAGATGAAGTCGGGACTGACAGTGCGCATGCTGAGAACTGCTCTTTCGCTGGATCCAAAACCTGTGGGGGGGATATCTGAAGCATGGTCTGGATAACCAACTGGATCGAATCCGCCAATTCTACAGAGACTTCCCGGACTTGATCATCTTGTGACGAGCGTGAAAGGGACGATGTTTTGTAAGAGTCAGATCGACCTGGCCGGTGTGGGTTCTGAAGCTGACTGAGCTGCGAAGGCAGGGGCATGGAGAGGGCTCGAGATATGCCAGGCGCTGGGACGTCAGCAAATGACCTCATAGGTACTTGAGCGGTGGGCGACGTCGGTGGAGGCGCGACTTTCCAAGTAGGACTAGTAGTATTCCCTGCTACATCCTCTGCTTCTGAATCGTGCTGTTCATCGTCTGAGGAATTGGTTATTGGCGGCAGCGTAGAGCGCGACTGCTGCAGACCCTCCATGACAGTGTTTCGATGGCCTTCTGATGGAGCGTACGATACACCGAATTTGCTTCTTGCCGGAAGCTCAAGAGAAACGCCTTCTTGGATGAGGATTTCGCCTTCTGCTGTCATGCGCACGGCTGGGAGTGTGTGGGGGCCCGCCATGACTTGCCTTGCGCGAGAACAACCAAGATGTGTGAAACCAGGCTATAAAAGCCCAAATTCGTGGGCCCAGCTGTGCGTTGAGACGCGACAGAAGAGTAAATAGATAGACGTGACTCCAAGCTATGCAGTCTGTATGTGAAAAGGAGGGTGTACAGAGGGTTATAAGCGATGGAGGAGGTTCAATCACAGACTGATGTCAAGGACGACAAGAGGAGTATAGGTCGAGGAGGGGCTCCATTTCAAACCGCAACAAACACAACTATTCATCTTGCTCATTATTTTTTCAACTGATTCATTTACTCGCAATTTATTTCAATATATACACAATGACCCATAGTCACAAAGTACTTGCGTGCAGACGCAGAAAAGGTAAAACTATCGACAGGTAGAAGAAAAGTTTTGAGCTATGCCGCGACGAACACTGTCTCATCATAACCCCATTAATACATCAGCTCAACGTCACCCTGCCACAACAAACACGGAATCAGCACCctcgaaataaaaaaagaacaaaggtGCAAATACTGACCTCAGCAACCAGATCCATATCATGGTAGCTTACCCTCTTGCCCCCTGCTGCTCGGGGATCTTCTTTGGCGTCAgggggaggtggaggaggcgggCCAGATGACAGACTATTGTTCCTGTTGTTCCTTCTGTTCATTGCTGGATTCCCACTAACAAGTGCTGAATCTAGCGCAGCAGGCGTAGGTTTAGGAGGCAACCCAGCAGCTGCAGGAATGATGGCACTCTCAGGAGCAAAGCCGCTTATACGGTCACTTAATCTCCTGTTAGAATTGGTATCATCTCGCCTTGCTGGGTACATTCCAGGAGGATAACCGGCCGGATGGGAAGGATCCCAATAGTAGGGTGGGTGACCACCAGGTGGGAATGTCATATTTCCTGCAAAATAAGGAATACCACGGCCGTAATCACCGCCTCCGGCATGGAAAGGCGATGGTCCTTGGATACCATACGcctgaggaggaggagcctGGCTACTGTTGCCGACAGTAGCAGGAGGGTGTGCGAAAGGTTGAATGCGATGAGGATCCAAAGCAAAGTTATTGAAATAAGGAATCTGAACGATTGCAATAGAGTTCAGGAGTCAATCAATCCAATTTTGTAAGGAAGGAATGTACCTCGTCCAACGACTTAACCAATTCGGGATGCTTGTTTGCAATATGCTTCTCAACGAAGGAAGTAGCTTTGAAAAGTTTTTGACAAGTTTTACACCTGAATTTACCCTCATCTTCCTGTTTCAGGAAAGGCTCTACAGCTTTGCTCAATTCCCTGAAACGAACCGTTAAGAGAATCAACAGGAGTGAAAAGAGACCAAAGAAACGCACTCCTCGTAACTCTTGCCGCCGTAAGCACGTGGGTCCACTCCATCTCGGTTGATGAGAAGAGCGACTTTTGAGTCTAGCCATTCAAGCCATCTTTCGTCTGTCAGATGCAACATGAGAACAAGTGCAATACATATCCAGAGAAGGGAAAAACAAACCATTACGCTTCCAATCCCTGGAATCATGCTTCACTTTcccattttctttctccttctctttcaccTTGGTTTTATCTTCAGCACCATCAACAGGCATCTCTTTGTCTTGGTCCTGTTCTtgattcttcttctctttctcagcTTCTGCAAGTTTAAGCTCTTCCAATAGtgcctttgacaatggcttcCGCTCATGCTTCAAGCATTTGCGTTGAAGTTCTTCAAGATGATCGGTTACAACGGCGCAATAATAGCAGGTATGGAAGGCAGCTCGCAAATATGCAAGATATAAATCCAGGGAAACTACAACCTACAATAGATGCATGAGTAAACGATATGGGGCAAGGTATGCACAAGACATTCTACCTTTTTCTCGCGATAGGCCTTTTCATCATTGGCATCAACAAGGCCCTGTTCTCGCATGTCTGTCATGACCTTTTCTATCCTTCTTTCGACCGCCGCACTCCCTGACTCCCTTGGTTCCGGTTCCGGTTCcggttcttcttcttctacagGGGGCGCCATGGGGGCGTCTTGGTCTTCTGCCTTCGAAGCGTCACCATTTTTGTTCGCGGAAACTGGCGGGGCGGAAGTGTTCATGGCACGCAATTTGGCAGCCTGTTCTTCGAGTATACCCGCAAGAGTTTTGGCGTTCTCCAAATCCTTTTCTAAACGTTCTGGCCGACTGGCCACTTCGGGTGTATAACGAACTTTGTTTACAAATGGCCGAGTGTTATGCGTTACATGCAACTTAAAGCCTTCGATCTATGAAAAAGATTAGAAACCTTTGTTGTTCCTTTGACGTCCGTAGAACTCACTTTCTTCTCAGACAACTCGGTGACGACGGCAGCCATATCTGCATCATCTCTGAACCTCAACCAACCCGCTCGATAATAATTACGCTTTTGGAGAGGATCACCCAAGGCAAGGTAAACATACCCCGGAACTTTCGAGCAAGCCTTCAGAAGGTGGCGTTAGAAAAGATCAACCAAATGGTCAAATACACACCTCTTCCAACTTGACGCGGCCAATGTCTGGCGGTATAGTCCTAATCATAACTTGATTGCCTTCCGCCTCTACAGAcacctcctctcctctgTTACCACGCTTGTTGTCAAAAAAGGTTTTCCCATTGGCATCTGGGCGGTTAGCCTCCTGGTCGCCAGCATCCTCATCTCCATCAACATTGAACTGCATATCGTCATCCGCACTTGGGACAGCTTTGGTATCATCGGCAGGGGCAGCATCTCCGTTCGCGCTCTCCTTCACAGGAGATGAAGGCTCTGCCTCAGGTTCACGCAAATTTGGGTCAAATTTCCCGGATTCGAGGTCATCGAGGAAGCTATTTAAACGACCTTTCCAGCCTTCTTTTCTCACACGTGCGCGCAACGACTCGAATTCTGGTGCTGGATCATACTTTTCGGCAAACCAAGGTGATTTCCTGTGATGTTCAAACATAGTTTGAAGCTACAATACGCGATGAAGTTTAGTCATGGATTTTTAACACTTCGATGAATAAAACACAAGAATGACCGTAATGAAAACAATACAGCGACGATATACACACTGCATGAAGTGCGACGAAGGAGAAAAGGATGATGGCTAACCTGGTTTGCGGCAAACTCTTTCTTATATTTTTCCCACCGACTTCTGATGCCATTACGGGGTTTGGAACCGTCACCGGCCTCTTGCTCAGCGGCTTTGTCTGCGTTGTCTTCTTCCATTGCTTGAGTTGGATAGAAGTAACGGAACCAGTCGGCATACTGCTTGAGCGTTGCCGGGAAATCGAAGGTGTGTGGGTCTGGGGGGGATCTTCTTGAAGGAGGATACGGTTGATGTCTTCGAGGTGAAGAGTAACCGTGGCgagagtgaccatctggaAAGACGCGTTGAGTATGCTATGTATAAAGGAGAAGTAATACAGGCGGCAAACCGTAGTCGTCGTTGTATCGAGGTCGTGGGTCATACCGCTCCCTGTCGTATGGAGACATCGATCTCCTTCGCTTCCTGCCAGCTATACAACCATGCGTCAGCGCCATGGCCGAAATCATGTCTCAAGTAAAGAAAAACTCACTCTCGTCTACGGGAGGACTACGGCTCCTGCCACGCCTCCCATAGTCGTATGGTCTTTCTCGGTCGTGCCATCTGTCCCTGTCATAGGTATCCCTGCCATCCCAGTCGGGTCTATAGTTCTCTGAATAAGTGTCAGAATAGGGTGGTCTACCAGACGAGTAGCCACGGCTGGGAGGAGAGCGCGAGCGAGAACGacgtggaggaggaggatacGACGAGGACCAGGAAGACATCTTTTAGAGAGCAAAAGAACTGAGGAACAGAAAGAGAAAGCGAACATTACGACGGCTGATCAGAGCCTGCGAGAGAGAGGTCGAGCATAGTGAAGCACAGACCTCTTGGGATCACGAAACGGCGCTGAAAGTTGGCAATTGCGACGAGCTCAACGTTTCGTTCGACACGCTCAACAGTGTTTCGCGATGAAGCTCATAATTAACGTCCAGCACACTCACATACGTAGTTTAAGCGGAGTCTGAATTCAGGCCCGTGCACGcacaacgacgacaacgGTTACTTAGAATATACTGTTAAGTACACTATCTAAAGGgatctcctttttcttcttaaCGGTGTGCTCTTTTTGTTCCCCTTCATGGCGCCGCTTCTTTGGTTGCGGGTTGGGTTTTAGTTCAAATTCCTCgcccttttctttcttcttggcTGCCCGCTTTTCCAAAACACGAGCTAGCTCCACGTTCTTCAAGTATTGTTGTTGCTCACTCTTTGATTGTGACAGCTCCACACGCAGCTTAGCCGTGTGCACAGCAGCTTCATGGGCTGTAAAAGAAAAATTAACAAAGGGATCTCTACCTTGTAAATAGATATACTCACCAACTTGCTCCGTCAGCATGTACCACTTGAATCTTGGCAAATACTTCATCGTCCAAATATCATCGCGCCATCTGGTTCCCTTCTTCCCACCGATGGGCTGCGCGTTCAGCATTTCTGCGACACTACGAGCAACCTTTTTATCTTTGAATTCTACCCAGCCTTCAGTGTAATGCGCCTTTTTCGTTGAGGTGAATTTGCGACGCAGATATGCCCGTTTGGCGTCTGGAGCATAGCTTTAGGACTATTGTTGTCGGGATAAAGAATGACTGACCTTCTTGCTGGAGATACACACGACCAACAGCACCATATGCACTCATGAGATGGCGAACTTTGGCGGGCCGCATACCAGGGGGAATCCTGGATATGTAGATGACGCCTGCGCGATCTTGGGCAGCTTTAAATGCAGCCAACGCTTCCGGAGTCAAAGGCTTCAACGTTCGTTCTCCAGAAAAGCCTTCCGGATCCATGCCATCAAACTCATCTTCACtcccatcttcttcttccgtttgcctatcttcctcttcgcctTGTGAATGCTCTTCTTCAGTCGGTTCTTCGCTTGAAACTCGAGACGGGCCAGCTTCTGGGGATTCGTCGGCTGAAAGTGACTTTAAAACATTCTTTTGGTTGGTTTTCGGTTCGTCTAGCATGGTGGTAAGTTTTGTAACAAGGTAGACAACACGATTTACTGACTTGGAAGTAAGAAACCAAGTGTCGCATAATTTCTTGGAGAAGCCGTCGCATAACAGTAACAAACAAATGAACCGCACCAATGAAATTGAAAACTATACCAGCTGAACATCATTGAAGTTAGCTCATATTTAAATGTGACTACTAGTACTACTGTAGATTGAGACGGGTAGTAATGAAACGAAAGCGAGTTATGAAAAGTATTTGGCCATACACAAGATACGGGCGCGCATAAGCACAGAAAAACCAACCAACGTTGTTAAGTAGTTGAATTAACTAACAAGTACTTGAACTATTAGGACCTACCTCCATAGTTTTGATGAATATGGCCAAGTTATCGAAGTTAAACTTCCATGGCGCTGAGCAATGGAGGTTGAATGACTGGGCCAGCACAATAACTGTAACTGTGAATAGAAGCGACGGCGATCAATGGAGTTCCAATTTGGCGGAGCGTCGGAGTCTAAACGCCAAATTACAAAACGCAACTGCCGCCGAGTTTAAAGCAAACCACAAACTCAAATTCAACTGACAACATCCCTTGCTCAACACCATTTTCGACGAGATGAAAACGCGGTCTATGTGCTGAATCCTGTATCTAATCTTGGTGTAAAATGCAGAATGTTGCCTGTAAATCCATTATTCGATCACCTTAACCATTATCGACGTGTCTACGCGTTCATCAATGCTAGTGGACGCTGACGTTTGCGGCGCTGTACTATTTCTTGAAATTTTCCATCGTAGACGATGCATCGCGACTCATTGTAAGTGCGTCTATCCCACACATAGATTACATACTAATCACTCCTGCTTCTTGCGACAATCCAAGGAATCCACAGGCTTCAAATTAGACGCCCATAAGGGGCTCAGAAAGGCCTCACgcggattttttttttttcatcacaGGTCTGAATCTCTCAAGTAAATATTTTATTCCACTTAATAATTTTTCATAGGCTTATTTGATATCTTTGGTTGGCTTTATTGGCATAGTCCCAAATCATAGGAACGTCAATGCAATTGTACTGGATCAGGACTTCCTTCAGGAAGGTTGCCGGACCTATCGATGAACGAGGTCCTATGTCTCATTCAACTCATTAATGGTCTTTCAAAGCACATTATCTTCAGTATAAATTGTCGTGCAGCATGTGACAAAAATCTTTACAGACAAATATACAAATAATGCTCGATCACCCCGCCGGTATAAATATACTGC
The sequence above is a segment of the Psilocybe cubensis strain MGC-MH-2018 chromosome 4, whole genome shotgun sequence genome. Coding sequences within it:
- a CDS encoding Histone H3; protein product: MARTKCFAHKSTSGKKPRSSGSEPMSSGSEPKSSESPPPKVKKPIVESTGRRTNSDSRWARKTVNQNRPDPSKVVTARKMANKRRFRPGTVALREIRQYMNSTELLIRKLPFQRLVREIATHFKPDLRFTPTALLALQEATEDYIVSVFEDTNMAAIHAKRVTIMKRDLFLARRIRGDLTRFGMA
- a CDS encoding Response regulator mcs4, producing the protein MAGPHTLPAVRMTAEGEILIQEGVSLELPARSKFGVSYAPSEGHRNTVMEGLQQSRSTLPPITNSSDDEQHDSEAEDVAGNTTSPTWKVAPPPTSPTAQVPMRSFADVPAPGISRALSMPLPSQLSQLQNPHRPGRSDSYKTSSLSRSSQDDQVREVSVELADSIQLVIQTMLQISPPQVLDPAKEQFSACALSVPTSSMSAMFTAMKNINYISANMSALCEQASASTSRPMGQENPPSPIPTITKVDTDNEFDIGEMLQCVGDALSGAAAHAGVDLVLYHGDVGLKHVYVSGNESGISFALSHVVRQVLNTAERGDSIEIGLLVSAVSNSLADHDGPTESPPVDDMLSAAPLESNGPVKVKLRISHKYAPLDTHQDTDRPHDVVTTETRVQPTFSTLLLRRILKQIDGKLTADLPPPEAFTSGRTCDLEMVLNRAPVPAQPIPLQPFDDGVNPEPTLEQLSSFGETLKGRKVKLYASAKGSFAHHLTSYLTAWGMDVTHVSPDGQVDGLTDATPSGQEESLLTSQSPLLPTYAGDTIPNLQIKPDTSAPVPATPNFIFIDDDIDILKERLQALRFENQPTMVNNSRKRPSLSSNHRPKSSPAMARLATFQSNFMRSPPVVIMHFTSLSNYKLVRDVMQSIMHSYAVTSTPLPEVMIIPKPAGPRRFLTALHTAVTKPIVDPLFMPIATSPMSPGTPNASGSFFSPALSEHSNIGPNPDSNPSSQAQSPLVKNLSRPAGSARNNSDRSARSSDSVGNGPSILPPSPLALPDNVEYFSVAAQKLGTSPSSGLVIQSPDGQTAGIYFHPRSKSGSKHPVTHSMERDKGQLVVPGPRRVSVSRVSSDGKKDDNVSFSSLHEAHQLAGQEEAKPVASSSTMDPSPNRSTEDQREQPSFAASILSPVPRKASDEIRKLASAGSAPTEGTPSIRRTAKRSETKDGTPVAGAKQKGKVMGSDNVVPPISVLIVDDNPINQTILSTFMRRKRIKYDLASNGQEAVQKWRTGGFHLILMDIQMPIMDGIQATKEIRRLEKLNAASGYPPLSPTMTDEGNTSISSGASSTSETRSFNSPYRSSVIIVALTASSLQTDRVAALAAGCNDFLTKPVSLLWLNNKIIEWGSIKALQMWADLRPDGVRSVSSGLEAQARNVAEKLHVPVKERPSPSSSSTRRSTSALEDNAAALALASSSGTSHNLSNVPPSPLSSSFMVPDRPRSRSSNISTSGQNSRSTSFDTARSSFETRTSIEMDQDSTPKPSTPETKTKYRESGMQQKRSTPPINLEHTDDSLQTCSPSTSTASKAIKAEENGFSKPVDADEQSTSPNASVASNDSNGFYS
- a CDS encoding Serrate RNA effector molecule-like protein (Serrate RNA effector molecule homolog); the encoded protein is MSSWSSSYPPPPRRSRSRSPPSRGYSSGRPPYSDTYSENYRPDWDGRDTYDRDRWHDRERPYDYGRRGRSRSPPVDETGRKRRRSMSPYDRERYDPRPRYNDDYDGHSRHGYSSPRRHQPYPPSRRSPPDPHTFDFPATLKQYADWFRYFYPTQAMEEDNADKAAEQEAGDGSKPRNGIRSRWEKYKKEFAANQLQTMFEHHRKSPWFAEKYDPAPEFESLRARVRKEGWKGRLNSFLDDLESGKFDPNLREPEAEPSSPVKESANGDAAPADDTKAVPSADDDMQFNVDGDEDAGDQEANRPDANGKTFFDNKRGNRGEEVSVEAEGNQVMIRTIPPDIGRVKLEEACSKVPGYVYLALGDPLQKRNYYRAGWLRFRDDADMAAVVTELSEKKIEGFKLHVTHNTRPFVNKVRYTPEVASRPERLEKDLENAKTLAGILEEQAAKLRAMNTSAPPVSANKNGDASKAEDQDAPMAPPVEEEEPEPEPEPRESGSAAVERRIEKVMTDMREQGLVDANDEKAYREKKVVVSLDLYLAYLRAAFHTCYYCAVVTDHLEELQRKCLKHERKPLSKALLEELKLAEAEKEKKNQEQDQDKEMPVDGAEDKTKVKEKEKENGKVKHDSRDWKRNDERWLEWLDSKVALLINRDGVDPRAYGGKSYEEELSKAVEPFLKQEDEGKFRCKTCQKLFKATSFVEKHIANKHPELVKSLDEIPYFNNFALDPHRIQPFAHPPATVGNSSQAPPPQAYGIQGPSPFHAGGGDYGRGIPYFAGNMTFPPGGHPPYYWDPSHPAGYPPGMYPARRDDTNSNRRLSDRISGFAPESAIIPAAAGLPPKPTPAALDSALVSGNPAMNRRNNRNNSLSSGPPPPPPPDAKEDPRAAGGKRVSYHDMDLVAEGDVELMY
- a CDS encoding Pre-rRNA-processing protein ESF2 → MLDEPKTNQKNVLKSLSADESPEAGPSRVSSEEPTEEEHSQGEEEDRQTEEEDGSEDEFDGMDPEGFSGERTLKPLTPEALAAFKAAQDRAGVIYISRIPPGMRPAKVRHLMSAYGAVGRVYLQQEDAKRAYLRRKFTSTKKAHYTEGWVEFKDKKVARSVAEMLNAQPIGGKKGTRWRDDIWTMKYLPRFKWYMLTEQVAHEAAVHTAKLRVELSQSKSEQQQYLKNVELARVLEKRAAKKKEKGEEFELKPNPQPKKRRHEGEQKEHTVKKKKEIPLDSVLNSIF